From Methylococcus capsulatus:
ATCACGCCGCGGTCACCCACCTGGCCGCCGGATTCGGCATAGAACGGCGTCTTTTCCAGCACGACCACACCGTCATCGCCGGCCTCCAGCCGGTCCACGGCTTGACCGTCACGCAGCAGCGCCACGATCCGCGTGTCTTCGACAGCACTGCGGTAACCGGTGAATTCGCACGCCATGTCGAGATGGATCTCCTGCGAATAGTCCACGCTGAAATGGCTGGCTGCCCGGGCCCGCTCGCGCTGGGCTTCCATGGCCCGCTCGAATCCGGCCATGTCGACCTTAAGGCCGTGTTCGCGCGCCACATCCGCGGTCAGATCGACCGGGAAGCCGTAGGTGTCGTAGAGCTGGAACGCTGTGTCGCCCGGTATCACCGTACCGCTCAGGTCATGCATGGCGACCTCGAGTATCTTCATGCCCTGCTCCAGCGTCTCGGCGAAACGCTCCTCCTCTTTGTTGAGAACCTGTTCGACCCGCTGGCGAGCGGCGACCAGCTCGGGGTAGGCCTGGCCCATTTCCGCGCAGAGCGGCCCGACCAGCTTGTGGAAGAACGGCTCGCGGATACCGAGCTTGTAGCCATGGCGGATCGCCCGGCGGATGATCCGGCGCAGGACGTAACCCCTCCCTTCGTTGGATGGAAGTACACCATCGGTGACCAGGAAGGCGCAGGAGCGGATGTGATCGGCGATCACCCGCAGCGAACTCTGGTCGAGATCGGCCGTACCGGCCAGCTCGGCCGCCGCCTTGACCAGATTGCGGAACAGGTCGATGTCATAATTGTTGTGCACCCGCTGCATTACCGCCGCGAGCCGCTCCAAGCCCATGCCGGTATCTACCGAAGGCTTGGGTAGGGGCGTCAGCGTCCCGTCGGCGGCGCGCTCATACTGCATGAACACCAGGTTCCAGATTTCGACGTAGCGGTCGCCGTCTTGTTCCGGTGTTCCCGGGGGGCCACCGGCGACGGAGGGGCCGTGGTCGTAGAAAATCTCGCTGCAGGGTCCGCAGGGACCGGTGTCACCCATGGACCAGAAATTGTCGGACGAGGCGATACGAGTGAAGCGGCTGGGGTCGACACCGATCTCTTCCAACCAGATCCGCTCCGCTTCCTTGTCCTCGGCATATACCGTGATCCATAGCCGCTCGGGAGGCAGCATGAGCGCCTCCGTCAGGAACTCCCACGCGTAGACGATCGCTTCGCGCTTGAAATAGTCGCCGAAGCTGAAATTGCCCAGCATCTCAAAGAAGGTGTGATGACGCGCCGTGTAACCGACGTTCTCCAGATCGTTGTGTTTGCCGCCGGCGCGTACGCAGCGCTGCGCGCTGGCCGCGCGCGCATAGGGGCGGTGCTCGCGCCCCAGGAATACATCCTTGAACTGCACCATGCCGGCATTGGTGAACAGGAGGGTGGGATCGCTGGCGGGCACCAGCGAACTGGAGGCCACGATGGTATGGCCGCGGTCTGCGAAGAATTTCAGGAATCGGGCGCGTAATTCCGCACTGGTCATGCTCGGTTTACCAAGGTCTTCAATCAATGTCCGGGTATTCGCCGCCCAGTCCCAGACGCTCGAAAAAATCCCGGATCTGGGAGGACGTGAAACCCCGTTGCGCGAGAAATCTCGCCCGTGACGCCCGCTCTCGAGGCGTCGTCATCACAAGTTTTCCGCGATATTTTTTCGTGTAGACACGATCCATGTCGCTCATCCAGTCTTGCGGAGCCGCAAGGTCGGCATCGACGCCGCGCAGGCGCAGCTCGTGCCGAATCCGGTTGACACCGTATCCTTTCGCCTGACGGGCACGGACGAAGCTTTCGGCGAAACGGTCGTCGCTCTGCCATCCCCGGTCCGAGCATTCGGCCAGAACGGTTTCTATCGTCGGGGAGTCAAAACCCCGGGCGGCGAGCTTGCGCTCGAGTTCGAGCCGGCTGTGCTCGCGCCGCGCCAAGAGCCGCAGGCAAACCGCGCGGGCGGCTTCGAGCGTGTCTTCGGTTTCGTTCAGAACCCGCTCTCTTCCACCACCGAGCGCTCCAGGGACACCGCATGCTTCAGCCCCGCCAGCGCCTTCTCGCGGACGGCCGCCTCGATGGCGGCCGCAACCTCCGGATGCTCCTTGAGATAGATCCGGACGTTGTCCTTGCCCTGGCCGATGCGGTCGCCGCCGTAGCTGTACCAGGAGCCGGACTTCTGTACGATGTCGTGGTTCACGCCGAGGTCGATCAGTTCGCCCTCACGCGAGACGCCCTCGCCGTAGAGAATCTCGAAGTCGGCAGTGCGGAACGGGGGAGCCACCTTGTTCTTTACGACCTTGACGCGGGTTTCATTCCCGATCACCTCGTCGCCGTTCTTGATCGCACCCGAACGGCGGATGTCCAGCCGCACCGAGGCGTAGAACTTGAGCGCGTTACCGCCGGTGGTGGTCTCCGGGTTGCCGAACATCACGCCGATCTTCATGCGGATCTGGTTGATGAAGATCACCAGAGTGTTGGAGCGCTTGATGTTGGCGGTCAGCTTGCGCAACGCCTGTGACATCAGCCGGGCCTGCAGGCCCATGTGCGAATCGCCCATTTCACCTTCGAGTTCGGCCTTGGGCGTCAGTGCCGCCACCGAGTCGATCACTACGACGTCCACGCCGCCGGAACGCACCAGCATGTCCGCGATTTCCAGCGCCTGCTCGCCGGTATCCGGCTGGGAGACCAGCAGCTCGTCAAGGTTCACTCCGATCTTTTCGGCATAAACCGGATCCAAGGCATGTTCGGCATCCACGAAGGCCGCCACGCCACCGGTCTTCTGCGCCTGGGCGATGACCTCCAGAGTCAGCGTCGTCTTGCCCGAGGATTCCGGCCCATAAATCTCTACGATGCGGCCGCGCGGCAAACCGCCGCAGCCCAGCGCGATGTCCAGCGCCAGGGAACCGGTGGAAATCACGTCGATGTCCCGGACCGCCGCGACATCGCCCATGCGCATCACCGATCCCTTGCCGAACTGTTTCTCGATCTGGGAAAGAGCGGCACCCAAGACCTTACGTTTGTTCTCGTCCATCCGGGTTACTGCATCGAAAGTGGAAATCGACATTATTTCATAGCGGCCATTTCGGGCATAGTCCGCAGCCGCTTTTCGGCGTGCACGATGTAGACCGGACCGGCACTGGAAAGGCGTGACTCGACGAGGGTGAGACGGTCCACGACCCAGGTCACGGGTCGCTTCAATAACATGGCGGACCAGACCGCCTCGGCCTTGCGCGCCAGCGTCAGATGTGGCCGGAACGGTCGCCGCTCGATGGGGAATCCCGCCTGACTCAGCTTCGAATTCAGGATTCCGACCAGTTCGAGCAGAAGCGGTGGGGTGGCGCTTGCGCCCAGACATAACACCCGGTTACGCTGCCAGTATTCCAGCCGGTCCAGCGCCAGCTCGAACCGCGGCAGATCAAGTTCCTCCATCATCACGGTCAGCGCCGGCAAACGTTCTGCCGGCACCGCCCCCAGAAACGCCAGAGTAAGATGGAGCTTGTCCGGGTGCACCCAGCGGCCTTTGACTGTCTGGTGGACGGGGCGAACCAGCTTACCCAAGGACTCACGAACACAGGCGTCCGGCCAGATCGCAAAAAATAGCCGCAGCGGCGGCTCAAGAGGAGCCTGTGCAGACATCGATCAGTCCTTCCAGGGCCGCCATCACGGCTTGCCGCCGCACCGACTCCCGGTCACCCTCGAACCGGAAACACCGCGTGACGGGCGCCGCTCCCCGCAACTGCCAAGCCAGCCAGACGGTCCCCACCGGCTTGTCCGGACTGCCCCCGTCGGGCCCTGCGATGCCGCTGACCGCCACCGCGCAGTCGGCCCGGCTGTGCGCCAGCGCCCCGCCGACCATGGCTGCCACGGTCTCCGCACTCACCGCCCCGCGCGTGGCGATCACCTCGGCCGGCACGCCGAGCAGCTCCTGCTTGGATTCGTTGCTATAAGTCACGAAGCCGCGCTCGAACCAGCGCGAGCTGCCGGGGATGGACGTCACACACTGGGCGATCCAGCCTCCGGTGCACGATTCGGCCGTGACCAGACGGCAGCCCCTATCTTGCATCTGTCGGCCGACCTTCCCGGCCAGCGCGTACAAATCCTCATTGCCCCGCGTGCCCACTGCGCCTCCCATCTCGCCAGACAGTGACCGACATCCAGCCGTTTGCCGAGGACTCCGGAACGGCCACTGGCATAGCCTACGCCGATCGGAAGCGAGCGCACAGCCCAGCCGTGAGTGCTGAGCCTAAATCCCTTATTCTGTCATTCCGTATGGGGCCCGAACTCCAGCGTCCAGAGCCATCCCCAGAACCCGATCGATTGTCCGTTCCGTCCAATTCACGCCGGGGCATCGCGCGTTGGACCTAGCGGCCCGGTCTCCAGCCAGCCCAAAACGGCTTCGATCGTCCAAGCCGGGTCATCCAGCGGCAGATCGTGTCCCGCGTCCGGATGCATTTTCAACGGCAATCCCCAGTGCCGTGCAATGGCTTCGGAACATTCCGGACTGACCAGCCGGTCGTCCCGGCTGGCGAGCAGGAAGGCTGGAACGGCGGGCGCATCGGCGGAGGGGCGATAGCGGGCCGCGGCCCAGAGCTGGCGGAATACGTTGGCCCGCCGGATCGGATGCTCCCGGTAAGCGTTGACCCGCGACTGGACGCGGGACGGATCGTCAGCGGCGAACCGGCTGGTAAGGCGGAGGATGGCCCGCTCCCTCGCGGCAACGTCGGCCGTCAGCAGCGCTCGCACCAGTTCCGGCCAGACGCGCCAGTTCAGGCGATGGTACAGCGGACTCAGACTGCTCAGGCTGGTGTTGATCAGCACGGCGCCGGCGATTTCACAGGGATGGCGTGCGATCCATTCGAGGGCAACCATCGCCCCGAGGGACAGGGCCAGAAGATAGCGCGGCATGCCGGCACTGGTTCCGAGTTCGGCGCGGGCGAACTCCATCGCCTCCCGTATGGAAAGCGGGCTGTCCAGACGCCAGTGCCGGCCATTGCCGGGCAGGTCGATCGTACGGACGCAGGCATTCGGCACGGCGCGGGCGAACATGTGCGGAAACTCGTCCCAATGTGCGCTTTCCCGGACCAGCCCGCGGATGAACACCCATTCCGCCGGCCCGGTCGTCTTAGACATACCAGTAGTCCAGACCCTGCTGCATGAGCCGGTGCCGCTCGCCGCGATCCAGGCCGGTCCACGGCCCAGGCGATCGCACCGCCCGGTAAAGCAGGTCGAACAGGAACAGATGGCGACGCAGGGTGCGGCGCACGCGGTGCGGCATGCGCGGATTAAATACGCCCAGAATGGAGAACAACTGGCTCCAGTTCTTCCTGATCCAGGCCCAGGAGCCCAGCTCCAGCGTGAAAGGGATGAACTGGCCGTCCGGCTGTACTTCCCGATAGCAGTCGTAAAGGTAATCCCACAAATCACCGTGGGCGAGGTACTGGCGGGACTGCGGCTCCATGCAATAGACGTGGTTGGGATGGGTGCGGTCGAGCAGGTGTTTGAGCGCCACCGCTTCCGGCAGGTTCGGAAACGGCTCCCGCGTCTTCGCATAAGGAAACCAGAGTCGGTCGATCCGGCCATAGCCCGAGTGGACGTCCACGCTCAGGGCGATGCGTGCCGGAAAGATTTCCCGCCGCACGAAGTCGCACAATGCCTGCGCTTCGGTTTGCATCGGTGCATCGGCGGCACCCTGGTACCAGGGCAGGCTCGGCGACAGCCGCTGGCCCGCGAACAGATGCCAGCGCGAAAGCCCCTCTGCCTGCACCGGCGCGTTGCGCATGAGGTCGACGAATTCGCCATTGGAACGGCGCTTCAGATACATTCCGACGGGATTGACCAGCGGCACCATCAACAGCCGGGTCTTCCGCAGCATCTCCCGGGTCACCTCGTCCCAGCGGGCGAGTTCCAGGATGGTGCGCAGATAGGCGATCACCACACGGGTACCGATGCGTTCGAGACCGTGCACGCCGCCGAACAGCGCCAGCGCCGGCGTGGCAGGATCGGTCGGCCCGAAGCTGATTGCAAGCAATGGGAAGCTTTCCTCGCCATGGCGCAACCACGCCAGGGTTTCGACCCGGCCGAGCTCCGGGAACTCCTTCAGATGTTCCACCAGCAGCAGAATCTCGCGCAGCTCCGGCAGACCGCGCAACAGGTTGCGCGTGAGCGGCACGGCGTCGTTTTCGGTCCGGAAGAGCTGCTCGTGGGATGCGATCATGGCGCGGGCATTGTAGCCGTCCGAAGGCGGGGGTCAACCGAATGGCGGGATCGGGCCTCATGGCATGCCGGAGCAGCTGACGTTAGAATCTGCATCCCACGACGCCCCTGCTCTCCATGATCTTGCACCCTTCCCTATTTAAGCCGGGGCGAAGCCCCCTCCTTCTGGCCATCCTCCTGCTGCTGCCGCTCACGGTCCGCGCCAAAGATGCGATGCGCGAAACCGAACTGCCTGCAGCGATCGACAACGAACTCACCTATCTGCTGGATTTCGTCGGCAAGAACCGGCTCGATCCCCACCGCTTCGATACCGCCCGCATCGGCCGGCTCCTCGATTTCATCGAAAGCCCCAAGAAAGACGACTGGATATACCGCGCCGGGGAGCGCGAGGGCGCAACTTCCGCCTACTACGAGTCGGACATCCGCCGCAGCCTGGACCACCTTCTGCGCCTGACCTACAGCAACGACATCCCTTCGGTGTTCACCGCCCCCTCCACCGTGCGCACCGAGCATTGGACCGCGGTCGACGCGCCGGGACAAAAGCTGCCGGCACTGTGGATCCAGCCGGCCACGCCGGACAAGCCGGTCGTGGTTACCGGAATGGAACACTTGGTCAATTCCCCGGACAGCCACTCCGGCGCCTATTACGAATACGACCTGTACCGCACCCTCATCCTGACCCGGGTGGGCGGGCGCAAGCTCTTGATCAGCCTCTCCAGCCAGACCGGCGAGTCCAGGGTCGGGCGCAAGGGCATCATCGTAGGACCGGACGACAACTGGGACTATCTCTACACCGACCAGACCGGCCTGAACCGCACAGGACTCGGCTGGGCCAACACCTATATGTACGGCTCGCAATCGGTGGCATTCTACCTCGAAACCGGCGACACCCCGCCGAAAACGCGTTTCGGAGTGTTCAAATGGATCCGGGCCGGCTGGGCCGGCATCAACGTGGTCAACAGCCAACACATCTTCAGCGGCCTGCGACGCTTCGGCGAGGTGTTCAGGCAGATCGCCGAGCATCCGCGCACCGACGACACCATGGCACTGGCCCGGGACTTCCACGCCGTGTCACGCCTGCCGCTGGCCCGCCTGAAGCGGCTCGCACAGAACTACCTCACCGCATTGCGGAAGCGCTGCGAAGAGGAAGGACTGCTCGCCGATGGCGAGGTACAGGCCCTCTTTAGCGCCGGGCACTACCTGGAATCACTGAACCGGGACGACATGGAATCCATCCTGGCCATTGAGTACGCCAAACAGATGCTCGGCAAACCACATTACATCGACCTCGCGGACGAGTTCGCACTGACACGGTAATACACATCGCATCGGCATGAAGGCAAAAAAGCATTCGTCATCCTCCGGCAATCGTCCTGTAACGGCCGATTGCTAGCATTCTTGGTTCATTTCAACCCAAGGTAGAAGAACCATGCCCAAGACATTGCTGTCTCAAAGCCTTGCCCCGGCGCTGTTCGCCGCGACAGTCTGCCATGCCGGTACAGACCTCATCGCCATCGGCACCGTCGACCCGGCTTCCTCCGACCGGGCGCCTCGAACCCACGCTCCTTTGGAAAACGGCGTCAGCGGCAACCTCCTCGGCGGCCTGGGCTCCGGGCTGGCCTGGGCCGGCGGCCCCCTGTTCATCGCCGCTCCCGATCGCGGCCCGAACGCCACGCCCTACAACCCGCTAGTGGACGACACCACCTCCTACATCAACCGCTTCCATACCCTCCATTTCCGGCTCAAGCGCAACAGCAGTGGCTCGGGTCTCCCGTTCATCCTGAAACCCGAGCTGCTCTCCACCACGCTCCTCGCCAGCACGACGCCGCTCGTCTATGGAACCGGCGCCCTCGGCACCGATACCAGCCATACCCTGGGAAGTGGAGCGCCGACATTGAACGGCAGACGCAGCTTCTATTTCAGCGGCCGCTCGGACAATTTCGAGCCCGCCGCCCCCTCGACCAATCCCGACAACGGCAGGCTGGACCCGGAAGGCATCCGCATCTCCAATGACGGTCGCAGCGTATTCGTCTCCGACGAATACGGCCCCTACGTTTACCAGTTCGACCGTATCAGCGGTAAACGGATCAAATCGTTCACTCTGCCAGACCACTTCGCCGTCACGACCCTGAGCCCCAGAGGCGCTGACGAAATCGCCGGCAACACCGCAGGGCGCATCGCCAACAAAGGCATGGAGGGCCTGGCCATCACACCGGACGGCAAGACCCTGGTTGGCATCATGCAGACCAACCTGGCGCAGGACAAAAAGAACAGCGTCCGTATCATCACACTCAGCATCGCGAGCGGCATGACCCACGAGTACGCCTACCGGCTGACGGAAGGCTCCGGCGTCAGTGAAATCCTCGCGATCAACAATCACGAATTCCTGGTGGACGAACGCGACGGCAAGGGACTGGGCGACGACAGCGCCGCCAAGGTCAAAAAGCTGTTCAAGATCGACCTCGCCGGCGCCGCCGACGTGAGTGGAATCAGCGGCGATCTGTCCGCCTACGCCGTCCCCAAAACCCTGTTCCTGGATTTCAAGGCCGCCCTGGTCGACGCCGGCATCAGCGCCTACGACATCCCATCCAAGATCGAAGGCATCGCATTCGGCCCGGATGTCATGATCGACGGCCGGAAGCGACACACGCTGTTCGTCGCCAACGACAACGACTTCCTGCCAAGCATCACCGACTCCTATCACCCCAACGGCGTCGCCAATCCGAACAATTTCTATGTGTTCGCCTTTGACGATGTCGACCTGGGCACCGACGCGGGAGGAAAGCCGACGGTGTTCCAGAAACAGAAAATCCTCGAAGCTTCCTTCCGGTAATCCCGCGGTAGCGGGAGGCGCTCCGCTGCCAGGCGGCGCGTCTCCTCGGCTTGGCTCCGGATCCGATCGGGTCCGGCTTGCGTGATCAGCCTCGGCTCAAACCTCTTACCGCTGTTGTCTCCTTATGTGGCAATCTGCGTGATCAAATGCCTGATGCGAAAGAAAAGGGAATCGAAAGAACCACCCGTGCGAAGTTCATCGATGCGGTGCTGTTTACGTCTTTGGCACTTTGGTATCGCCCTCGGCATGCGGCGGAATTCAAAGCGAGGCAACGGCAGTGGCCATACTAAAACGCACCTCTAACCTGTCAGTCGAGAGGGACTGCGCAAAAGCGAGCAGCCCCTCACTTCTAGCCCCCGATAAGAGGCGCGAGCAAAGTCCTCCCGCTGAACGGGCTGTTTGTTGGAATAATCGGTTCGCTCAACGAGCCGGGTTCAACGCGGGATGCGCGCCGGCGTCCGACTTGGGCCAGCTTGGCGAGTTGTTCGACGGGCTGGCCGGCGATCAGGCCTTCGATCATGGCGCGAGCGGAAACACCGTCGATATCGGCCACCACCGCGCCCAGCTTGATGCCAGCATCGTCGAGTAGCTTATGCAGGCGATTCTTTTCACTGGCCTGCATCTGGCTGAGCTTCTGCCGGTAGCGGGAGACCGGCCGCAGTTCGCGCAGGTCCTTGGGCGGAATGAAGCTGGGACGGACCAGCCCGAAACGGCCCAGTTGCGCCAGCCATTGCGAGTCGGCGATATCGGTCTTGCGACCGGGAACAGTCTTCACATGACGGGCATTGACCCCTTGGGCGGGAATGCCGGCCGCCTCCAGTGCGGCGTAGATGCTTTTCCAATAGATCCCGGTGCTTTCCATGATGACTCGTTCCACGCCCAAAGATTGCAACCAGGCCACCCACTCGCGCACATCACGCTTAAAGCCTGTGAATTGGCGTTGTTGTTTGGACAGGCTACCGTCGGCCTGTTCCATCCACACGGTGAGGACATACAGCATGCGATGCACATCCAGACCGGCAACACAGCGATAGAGGGGTTTCATAGCGGACCTCCCAGGATTAGACTGCGATCATGGAAGACAGCGGGCATGCCAGTCCCGACGGCTTGCGTCCAAACCACTGGCGCAGCTCACTTTGACCTAAGCGTTCTCAAAAGAACCATCGGGGGTGCGATGGGGCCAGGCAGAATCGGGTTAGGCGTCGGGGTCGGACCACCAAACGTACAACGATCTCTTGTCCGCCATCTTCCAACCTCAAGGATGGCACGAATTCACACCGGCTTTCATGCTCAGGGGCGAGCGGGAAGCCGATCATGATTGGTTAGGTGTTACGTCCAGGACGATCCTATAGACGAAAGGCGTTATCCGTTATTCTATGCGCGAGCGCTGTTGACGGCGCATTTCGCGCCATCATGTGATATCGACGTAAGAGAGTCCGTCCCATGCAGATCGCTCTGCATAAACCAGCCCGCACGACACCCGCCGTACGTGCGGAGATCGCGCAAAGCGAGGATCCCATCCGGGTGTTGGCGCGCCGGTACACCGTGACGGAGGCCACCGTCCGCCAGTGGAAATCGCGCACGGCGTTCAACGACCGGTCGCCCACGGCGCAGCGCCTGCAAACCACGCTGATCCCGGCGCAAGAAGCCCTTGTGGTGTATCCAGGGCCGTTCAATGCTGAAAAATTGCTGCAAG
This genomic window contains:
- a CDS encoding esterase-like activity of phytase family protein: MPKTLLSQSLAPALFAATVCHAGTDLIAIGTVDPASSDRAPRTHAPLENGVSGNLLGGLGSGLAWAGGPLFIAAPDRGPNATPYNPLVDDTTSYINRFHTLHFRLKRNSSGSGLPFILKPELLSTTLLASTTPLVYGTGALGTDTSHTLGSGAPTLNGRRSFYFSGRSDNFEPAAPSTNPDNGRLDPEGIRISNDGRSVFVSDEYGPYVYQFDRISGKRIKSFTLPDHFAVTTLSPRGADEIAGNTAGRIANKGMEGLAITPDGKTLVGIMQTNLAQDKKNSVRIITLSIASGMTHEYAYRLTEGSGVSEILAINNHEFLVDERDGKGLGDDSAAKVKKLFKIDLAGAADVSGISGDLSAYAVPKTLFLDFKAALVDAGISAYDIPSKIEGIAFGPDVMIDGRKRHTLFVANDNDFLPSITDSYHPNGVANPNNFYVFAFDDVDLGTDAGGKPTVFQKQKILEASFR
- a CDS encoding regulatory protein RecX: MARREHSRLELERKLAARGFDSPTIETVLAECSDRGWQSDDRFAESFVRARQAKGYGVNRIRHELRLRGVDADLAAPQDWMSDMDRVYTKKYRGKLVMTTPRERASRARFLAQRGFTSSQIRDFFERLGLGGEYPDID
- a CDS encoding alpha/beta fold hydrolase gives rise to the protein MSKTTGPAEWVFIRGLVRESAHWDEFPHMFARAVPNACVRTIDLPGNGRHWRLDSPLSIREAMEFARAELGTSAGMPRYLLALSLGAMVALEWIARHPCEIAGAVLINTSLSSLSPLYHRLNWRVWPELVRALLTADVAARERAILRLTSRFAADDPSRVQSRVNAYREHPIRRANVFRQLWAAARYRPSADAPAVPAFLLASRDDRLVSPECSEAIARHWGLPLKMHPDAGHDLPLDDPAWTIEAVLGWLETGPLGPTRDAPA
- the alaS gene encoding alanine--tRNA ligase, with translation MTSAELRARFLKFFADRGHTIVASSSLVPASDPTLLFTNAGMVQFKDVFLGREHRPYARAASAQRCVRAGGKHNDLENVGYTARHHTFFEMLGNFSFGDYFKREAIVYAWEFLTEALMLPPERLWITVYAEDKEAERIWLEEIGVDPSRFTRIASSDNFWSMGDTGPCGPCSEIFYDHGPSVAGGPPGTPEQDGDRYVEIWNLVFMQYERAADGTLTPLPKPSVDTGMGLERLAAVMQRVHNNYDIDLFRNLVKAAAELAGTADLDQSSLRVIADHIRSCAFLVTDGVLPSNEGRGYVLRRIIRRAIRHGYKLGIREPFFHKLVGPLCAEMGQAYPELVAARQRVEQVLNKEEERFAETLEQGMKILEVAMHDLSGTVIPGDTAFQLYDTYGFPVDLTADVAREHGLKVDMAGFERAMEAQRERARAASHFSVDYSQEIHLDMACEFTGYRSAVEDTRIVALLRDGQAVDRLEAGDDGVVVLEKTPFYAESGGQVGDRGVIRSDEAVFEVADTRKQGNDLILHRGTLREGVLLRGAACRAEVEQSLRQATALNHSATHLLHAALRRVLGEHVTQKGSLVDPERLRFDFSHFEPVTPAQLDEIERLVNREIRRNAEVTAEVMAKDAAMKLGAMALFGEKYGDEVRVLKIGDFSTELCGGIHARRAGDIGLFKIVSESGVAAGVRRIEAVTGAAAVEAVEATERLLQRLADRMKAGRDTLEDRLEQMFERNRALEKELERLRAKAAGAAGADLVSRAVDIAGVKVLAARVDDADAKTLRELVDQLKDKLRSAAIILAAVEGEKVCLVAGVTKDQIGRIHAGDLVNSVAIRVGGKGGGRPDLAQAGGNRPEELQSALDGVPEWVRRVLNA
- a CDS encoding IS110 family transposase, whose protein sequence is MKPLYRCVAGLDVHRMLYVLTVWMEQADGSLSKQQRQFTGFKRDVREWVAWLQSLGVERVIMESTGIYWKSIYAALEAAGIPAQGVNARHVKTVPGRKTDIADSQWLAQLGRFGLVRPSFIPPKDLRELRPVSRYRQKLSQMQASEKNRLHKLLDDAGIKLGAVVADIDGVSARAMIEGLIAGQPVEQLAKLAQVGRRRASRVEPGSLSEPIIPTNSPFSGRTLLAPLIGG
- the recA gene encoding recombinase RecA: MDENKRKVLGAALSQIEKQFGKGSVMRMGDVAAVRDIDVISTGSLALDIALGCGGLPRGRIVEIYGPESSGKTTLTLEVIAQAQKTGGVAAFVDAEHALDPVYAEKIGVNLDELLVSQPDTGEQALEIADMLVRSGGVDVVVIDSVAALTPKAELEGEMGDSHMGLQARLMSQALRKLTANIKRSNTLVIFINQIRMKIGVMFGNPETTTGGNALKFYASVRLDIRRSGAIKNGDEVIGNETRVKVVKNKVAPPFRTADFEILYGEGVSREGELIDLGVNHDIVQKSGSWYSYGGDRIGQGKDNVRIYLKEHPEVAAAIEAAVREKALAGLKHAVSLERSVVEESGF
- the thpR gene encoding RNA 2',3'-cyclic phosphodiesterase, which produces MSAQAPLEPPLRLFFAIWPDACVRESLGKLVRPVHQTVKGRWVHPDKLHLTLAFLGAVPAERLPALTVMMEELDLPRFELALDRLEYWQRNRVLCLGASATPPLLLELVGILNSKLSQAGFPIERRPFRPHLTLARKAEAVWSAMLLKRPVTWVVDRLTLVESRLSSAGPVYIVHAEKRLRTMPEMAAMK
- a CDS encoding M14 family zinc carboxypeptidase, coding for MIASHEQLFRTENDAVPLTRNLLRGLPELREILLLVEHLKEFPELGRVETLAWLRHGEESFPLLAISFGPTDPATPALALFGGVHGLERIGTRVVIAYLRTILELARWDEVTREMLRKTRLLMVPLVNPVGMYLKRRSNGEFVDLMRNAPVQAEGLSRWHLFAGQRLSPSLPWYQGAADAPMQTEAQALCDFVRREIFPARIALSVDVHSGYGRIDRLWFPYAKTREPFPNLPEAVALKHLLDRTHPNHVYCMEPQSRQYLAHGDLWDYLYDCYREVQPDGQFIPFTLELGSWAWIRKNWSQLFSILGVFNPRMPHRVRRTLRRHLFLFDLLYRAVRSPGPWTGLDRGERHRLMQQGLDYWYV
- a CDS encoding CinA family protein → MQDRGCRLVTAESCTGGWIAQCVTSIPGSSRWFERGFVTYSNESKQELLGVPAEVIATRGAVSAETVAAMVGGALAHSRADCAVAVSGIAGPDGGSPDKPVGTVWLAWQLRGAAPVTRCFRFEGDRESVRRQAVMAALEGLIDVCTGSS